A single genomic interval of Blattabacterium sp. (Nauphoeta cinerea) harbors:
- a CDS encoding penicillin-binding protein, whose product MENIGKRTLGYDDHRGKAGLEGAFSKYLKGKDGKRLEQRISSKIWKPLKSENDINPEDGKDVYSTIDIYLQDIAYHTLLQELSVSQAHHGCVILMDVKSGEIPAMINLEKTKKNTYEDLRNFAVWEGTEPGSTFKTMSILAALEDKKIDVDMIVNTKGGIMKLKGKKIRDSHYNGYVEMNPKQILELSSNVGIAKIIYENYKENPEKFIKHLQKWKLDRKIGIDIPGESMPFIPKPGSKNWSSITLPWMTFGYNIKLTPLQILTFYNAIANQGKMVKPLFIREIKYHGKSIKKYTKPIIMNPSIAKKYSLIQVQNMLEGVVKNGTAKKYYDPEYPYAGKTGTTQLNYWIKGEPLSYNSSFVGYFPAKNPKYSCIVVISKPEKGYYGIEVAVPVFDKIAKSIYPIIGRKMFLKKKKNQKNLLNQIIESKDFVIDKWIMPNVVSIPGKEIIPLLENRGFHIQYEGIGKVIYQSVQPGKKLKKNQIIFLKLEE is encoded by the coding sequence TTGGAAAATATTGGAAAAAGAACATTAGGATATGATGATCATAGAGGAAAAGCAGGATTAGAAGGGGCTTTTAGCAAATATTTAAAAGGAAAAGATGGAAAAAGATTAGAACAACGTATTAGTTCTAAAATATGGAAACCATTGAAATCAGAAAACGATATTAATCCAGAAGATGGAAAAGACGTTTATTCCACTATAGATATATATTTACAAGACATAGCCTACCATACATTACTTCAAGAATTATCTGTTTCTCAAGCACATCATGGATGTGTAATTTTAATGGATGTAAAAAGTGGAGAAATTCCTGCTATGATCAATCTAGAAAAAACAAAAAAAAATACTTATGAAGATTTAAGAAATTTTGCAGTGTGGGAAGGAACCGAACCTGGATCTACTTTCAAAACGATGTCGATTCTTGCAGCTTTAGAAGATAAAAAAATAGATGTAGATATGATTGTAAACACCAAAGGTGGAATCATGAAATTAAAGGGAAAAAAAATACGCGATAGTCATTATAATGGATACGTTGAAATGAATCCAAAACAAATTTTAGAACTATCTTCAAATGTAGGTATAGCAAAAATTATTTACGAAAATTATAAAGAAAATCCGGAAAAATTCATAAAACATTTACAGAAATGGAAATTGGACAGAAAGATAGGAATTGATATTCCGGGAGAAAGTATGCCTTTTATTCCAAAACCTGGAAGTAAAAATTGGAGTAGTATTACCTTGCCATGGATGACTTTTGGATATAATATAAAATTAACTCCTTTACAAATACTTACTTTTTACAATGCTATCGCGAACCAAGGAAAAATGGTGAAACCTTTATTTATTCGAGAAATAAAATATCATGGAAAAAGCATAAAAAAATATACCAAACCTATTATTATGAATCCTTCTATAGCTAAAAAATATTCTTTAATTCAAGTCCAGAATATGTTGGAAGGAGTTGTAAAAAATGGAACAGCCAAAAAATATTATGATCCAGAATATCCTTATGCTGGAAAAACAGGAACAACACAGTTAAATTATTGGATAAAAGGGGAACCTTTATCTTACAATAGTTCTTTTGTAGGATATTTTCCTGCAAAAAATCCAAAATATTCTTGTATTGTAGTGATTTCAAAACCGGAAAAAGGATACTATGGAATTGAGGTCGCCGTTCCTGTATTCGATAAAATTGCTAAATCTATTTATCCAATAATAGGAAGAAAAATGTTTTTAAAAAAGAAAAAGAATCAGAAAAATTTACTAAATCAAATTATAGAATCAAAAGATTTTGTTATTGATAAATGGATAATGCCTAATGTAGTATCTATTCCTGGAAAAGAAATTATCCCTCTATTAGAGAATAGGGGTTTTCATATCCAATATGAAGGAATAGGAAAAGTAATCTATCAGTCTGTTCAACCAGGAAAAAAATTAAAAAAAAATCAGATTATATTTTTGAAATTAGAAGAATGA
- a CDS encoding peptidoglycan glycosyltransferase, whose protein sequence is MKQKRYILLYKSYLIGFLFIFIAALIIFNLFYIQNYSEGYKKYVIEKTIRTNLIKAKRGNIYAADSSILAMSVIRYDIHIDFRSISEKLFQENVYSLCNSLESLFKKPKFFFYKKFQYEKKKGNRYFLLAKNLDYPHFKILRNFPIFNKGQIRGGFIVEKKYVEFIHWKILEKEH, encoded by the coding sequence ATGAAACAAAAGAGATATATTTTATTATATAAATCTTATTTGATTGGTTTCCTATTTATATTTATTGCAGCATTAATTATTTTCAATTTATTTTATATCCAAAATTACTCAGAAGGATACAAAAAATATGTTATAGAAAAAACAATTAGAACCAATTTGATTAAGGCTAAACGTGGAAATATTTATGCAGCAGATAGTAGTATTTTAGCAATGTCTGTCATAAGATATGATATTCACATTGATTTTAGATCTATATCTGAAAAATTATTTCAAGAAAATGTTTATTCTTTATGTAATTCTTTGGAATCTTTATTCAAAAAACCAAAATTTTTTTTCTATAAAAAATTTCAATACGAAAAAAAAAAGGGAAACAGATATTTCTTATTAGCAAAAAATTTAGATTATCCACATTTTAAAATATTACGAAATTTTCCTATTTTCAATAAAGGCCAAATACGAGGTGGTTTTATTGTAGAAAAAAAATATGTAGAATTCATACATTGGAAAATATTGGAAAAAGAACATTAG
- a CDS encoding FtsL-like putative cell division protein — protein sequence MKKNIQYILKGKFLVKEDAYRSWNFIVFITILSLISITSSHMMDRKIRKITKISEEIKELKSEYADIHSKCMKMQLASFIKKN from the coding sequence ATGAAAAAGAATATACAATATATCCTAAAAGGAAAATTTTTAGTAAAAGAAGATGCTTATCGTAGTTGGAATTTTATTGTTTTTATTACAATCTTATCTTTAATTAGTATTACTAGTTCACATATGATGGATCGTAAAATTAGAAAAATAACTAAAATTAGTGAAGAAATAAAAGAATTGAAATCTGAATATGCAGATATACATAGTAAATGTATGAAAATGCAATTGGCCTCTTTTATAAAAAAAAATTAG
- the rsmH gene encoding 16S rRNA (cytosine(1402)-N(4))-methyltransferase RsmH encodes MNFKYHHKPVLIKESIENLITDQNGIYVDATFGGGGHSYELLKKLNKKATLIALDQDKESIKKNWIKDKRFHLFHNNFIHIRDILNQNHINKISGILVDLGISSYQIDNPIRGFSNRFNCILDMRMNQESFYSAQNVLNECSKEKLFHIFSEYGEFKNAKKIVNKILKKRLKKNITTTLDLIHIFFIKGSFKKRKRFFSRLFQSIRIEVNNEINILKNFLLESSKILFPEGRIAVISYHSIEDRIIKYFFKKGIIINKINLTPLPFRMIHKKVIKPSYQEIRKNPRSRSARLRIAEKI; translated from the coding sequence ATGAATTTTAAATATCATCATAAACCAGTTTTGATCAAAGAAAGTATAGAAAATTTAATTACAGATCAAAATGGTATTTATGTCGATGCCACATTTGGAGGAGGAGGACATTCTTATGAACTTCTCAAAAAGTTAAATAAAAAAGCCACTTTGATAGCTTTGGATCAGGACAAGGAATCCATAAAAAAAAATTGGATTAAAGATAAACGTTTTCATCTATTTCACAATAATTTTATTCATATACGTGATATTTTGAATCAAAATCATATAAATAAAATATCAGGAATATTAGTGGATTTAGGTATTTCATCTTATCAAATAGACAATCCTATAAGAGGTTTTTCTAATCGATTCAATTGTATTTTAGATATGAGAATGAATCAAGAATCTTTTTATTCTGCTCAAAATGTTTTAAATGAATGCTCAAAAGAAAAGTTATTTCATATATTTTCTGAATATGGAGAATTTAAAAATGCAAAAAAAATTGTAAATAAAATATTAAAAAAACGTTTGAAAAAAAATATTACGACTACTTTGGATTTAATTCATATTTTTTTTATAAAAGGATCTTTTAAAAAAAGAAAAAGATTTTTTTCTAGACTTTTTCAGTCTATACGAATAGAGGTTAATAATGAAATAAATATTTTAAAAAATTTTTTACTAGAATCTTCTAAAATTCTTTTCCCAGAGGGAAGAATAGCTGTGATTTCATATCATTCAATAGAAGATAGAATCATTAAATATTTTTTTAAAAAGGGAATTATAATAAATAAAATAAATTTAACCCCCCTTCCATTTAGAATGATTCATAAAAAAGTAATTAAACCGAGTTATCAAGAAATTAGAAAAAATCCACGATCTAGAAGCGCTAGATTAAGAATTGCAGAGAAGATTTAA
- the tgt gene encoding tRNA guanosine(34) transglycosylase Tgt, with amino-acid sequence MKFNLIKTDISSKARIGILETDHGKIETPIFMPVASKGYVKSVPTHELYKICKIILGNTYHLHLHPGIEVLHKAGGIHSFLNWNQSILTDSGGFQIFSMKKLNKITEDGVLFKSIINGSFHFFSPEKSMKIQRFIGGDIIMAFDDCPSFPCSHAEAKKSVTKTHRWLKKCYSYLKNNPEIYDYKQGFFPIVQGSIYSDLRKYSAEEISLLETEGYGIGGLSLGEEKEQTHNMTDLLTDILPKEKPRYLMGVGNPVDILEGIALGVDMFDCVLPTRNGRHGMLFTWKGIMNIKNKKWEKDYSCLDEFGNSYVDQLYSKSYLRHLFLSKDSLAKEIASIHNLSFYFHLIQEAKIHIMNNEFFSWKKSIIPFLQKRL; translated from the coding sequence ATGAAATTTAATTTAATTAAAACAGATATCTCTTCTAAAGCAAGAATAGGAATTTTAGAAACAGATCATGGGAAAATAGAAACGCCTATTTTTATGCCAGTCGCTTCAAAAGGTTATGTAAAATCTGTTCCTACACATGAACTTTATAAAATCTGTAAAATCATTTTGGGAAATACTTATCATCTACATTTACATCCCGGTATTGAAGTATTACATAAAGCCGGAGGAATTCATTCTTTTTTGAATTGGAATCAATCTATCTTGACAGATAGTGGAGGATTTCAGATTTTTTCTATGAAAAAATTAAATAAAATTACTGAAGATGGGGTTCTATTTAAATCTATTATAAATGGATCTTTTCATTTTTTTTCTCCTGAGAAATCTATGAAAATTCAGCGTTTTATAGGTGGAGACATTATTATGGCTTTTGATGATTGCCCTTCTTTTCCCTGTAGTCATGCAGAAGCTAAAAAATCCGTAACCAAAACACATCGTTGGTTAAAAAAATGTTATTCTTATTTAAAAAATAATCCAGAAATATATGATTATAAACAAGGTTTTTTTCCTATTGTACAAGGAAGTATTTACAGCGATCTAAGAAAATATTCTGCAGAAGAGATATCGTTGTTAGAAACGGAAGGATATGGTATAGGTGGATTAAGTTTAGGAGAAGAAAAAGAGCAAACACATAATATGACTGATTTATTAACAGATATTTTGCCTAAGGAAAAACCCAGATATTTAATGGGAGTTGGAAATCCTGTAGATATTTTAGAAGGAATTGCTCTTGGCGTAGATATGTTTGATTGTGTTTTACCTACAAGAAATGGGCGTCATGGAATGCTATTTACATGGAAAGGAATTATGAATATCAAAAATAAAAAATGGGAAAAAGATTATTCTTGTTTAGATGAATTTGGAAATTCTTATGTAGATCAATTGTATAGTAAATCTTATTTGAGACATCTTTTTTTATCTAAAGATAGTTTAGCGAAAGAAATAGCTTCAATTCATAATCTTTCTTTTTACTTTCATCTTATTCAGGAAGCAAAAATTCATATAATGAACAACGAATTTTTTTCTTGGAAAAAATCGATAATTCCTTTTTTACAAAAACGCTTATAG
- a CDS encoding LptF/LptG family permease, with protein sequence MKIIDRYIIRNFIVTFIFITISIQFVSIIIDVSQRMHRLENNQGSIKEALISYYPFWSIWLMNTFSPISVFLSVIFFTSKLTHNSEITAILSSGISFMRLTIPYLLSAIVIGIVSLIINYYFLPIANKKKINFIINTYSPRYKNKYEKNQTIVLKFQKMIYFYQKFFKKKNIGKECVYQKFNGKKLIYILKCKNIFWDKKHKIYVLFNYIETIIKKNHDFLIIGDYKIKKFPLTPEQFLPEEYIAETMNIDELKKFINIEKNRRNINIHLNEYYQRTSLPFSTLIFTILGLSISTKRKKGEVAYNMIIGMALAFFYIFFIELTKVYSNKDYIPSCFAIWLPNIIYGTITLLFYWNRSIKN encoded by the coding sequence ATGAAAATAATTGATCGTTATATTATTCGTAATTTTATCGTGACTTTCATATTTATTACTATTTCAATACAATTTGTATCCATTATTATAGACGTTTCTCAACGGATGCATCGTTTAGAAAATAATCAAGGATCAATTAAAGAGGCTTTAATATCTTATTATCCTTTTTGGTCTATATGGTTAATGAATACTTTTTCTCCTATTTCCGTTTTTCTGTCTGTTATTTTTTTTACATCTAAATTAACTCATAATTCAGAAATTACAGCTATTTTATCAAGTGGAATTAGTTTTATGAGATTGACAATTCCTTACTTGCTATCAGCTATTGTAATAGGAATCGTCTCTTTAATAATAAATTATTATTTTTTACCTATAGCTAACAAAAAAAAAATAAATTTCATTATCAATACCTATAGTCCCAGATACAAAAATAAATATGAAAAAAACCAAACGATAGTACTCAAATTTCAAAAAATGATATATTTTTATCAAAAATTTTTCAAAAAAAAAAATATAGGAAAAGAATGTGTATATCAAAAATTTAATGGAAAAAAATTAATATACATTCTAAAATGTAAAAATATTTTTTGGGATAAAAAACATAAAATATATGTTCTATTTAATTACATAGAAACCATAATTAAAAAAAATCACGATTTTTTGATTATAGGAGATTATAAAATTAAAAAATTTCCTTTAACCCCAGAACAATTTTTACCAGAGGAGTATATAGCAGAGACTATGAATATTGATGAATTAAAAAAATTCATCAATATAGAAAAAAATAGAAGAAATATAAATATACATTTAAATGAATATTACCAAAGAACAAGTTTACCCTTTTCTACTTTAATATTCACTATTTTGGGGTTATCCATATCTACAAAAAGAAAAAAAGGAGAAGTTGCTTATAACATGATTATAGGAATGGCATTAGCTTTTTTTTATATTTTTTTTATAGAACTTACAAAAGTATATTCTAACAAAGATTATATTCCTTCTTGTTTTGCAATTTGGCTTCCCAATATTATTTATGGAACAATTACGTTGTTATTTTATTGGAATAGAAGTATAAAAAATTAA
- a CDS encoding Do family serine endopeptidase: MKKIVFYIVLSSIMSSVMTIAAYKQYVKEEPFPFPYTSSSAKTRLTSSSLVSSAGFPDFTRVVSKTIHAVVNVKNYSRKYNNQFDPFDFFFGFPDDWENNRDRGRKPQRNDTPGLHGSGVIISPDGYIVTNNHVIKDAEKIEISLSDQRTYKAKLIGTDPSTDIALLKINEKNLPFIYFSDSNKVQVGEWVLAIGNPFDLNSTVTAGIISAKNRSLGILRGETQSAIESFFQTDAAVNPGNSGGALINTNGELIGINTAISSASGNFIGYSFAAPSNLVAKVIQDIKKYGTVQRAYLGVRGMDFSKTEYLKAYNKETHQNIKSQQGFLIGEVFEKSGAADAGLKKGDIIKSIDGKPIQNVADLSFIVGTKYPGDKVKVNIIRNRHKKTFNVILKDLQGKTKIRTKKEITPSELLGAIFEPLSQESKKDFGIDYGILIKEIITGRLSSIGLEEGDIILSINGEKMKKPNDVDRVLKKYSGDVTIKSIKPNGQVYIVGFEMN; the protein is encoded by the coding sequence ATGAAGAAAATAGTTTTTTATATTGTATTGAGCAGTATTATGAGTTCAGTAATGACTATTGCAGCATATAAACAATACGTTAAAGAAGAACCTTTCCCGTTTCCATACACATCATCTTCAGCAAAGACAAGGCTAACTTCTTCATCATTGGTTAGCTCCGCAGGTTTTCCTGATTTTACAAGAGTCGTGTCGAAAACGATACATGCAGTAGTCAATGTAAAAAATTATTCAAGAAAATATAATAATCAATTTGATCCATTTGATTTCTTTTTTGGATTTCCTGATGATTGGGAAAATAATAGAGATAGAGGAAGAAAACCTCAAAGAAATGATACCCCTGGACTTCACGGATCTGGAGTAATTATATCACCTGATGGATATATAGTCACTAACAATCATGTCATAAAAGATGCAGAAAAAATAGAAATATCTCTTAGTGACCAAAGAACTTATAAAGCAAAATTAATAGGAACAGATCCTAGTACTGATATTGCTTTATTAAAAATCAATGAAAAAAATCTACCTTTCATTTATTTTTCGGATTCTAATAAAGTGCAAGTGGGAGAATGGGTTTTAGCAATAGGAAATCCTTTTGATTTAAACTCTACTGTAACAGCAGGTATCATAAGTGCAAAAAATAGGAGTTTAGGGATATTAAGAGGAGAAACTCAATCAGCCATTGAATCTTTTTTTCAAACAGATGCAGCTGTAAATCCTGGAAATAGCGGAGGGGCTTTAATCAATACTAATGGGGAATTAATTGGAATTAATACAGCTATTTCTTCCGCTTCAGGAAATTTCATAGGATATAGTTTTGCAGCTCCTTCTAACTTGGTTGCCAAAGTTATTCAAGATATCAAAAAATATGGGACAGTGCAACGTGCATATTTAGGAGTGAGAGGCATGGATTTTTCTAAAACAGAATATTTAAAAGCTTATAATAAAGAAACACATCAAAATATAAAATCGCAACAGGGTTTTTTAATAGGAGAAGTGTTTGAGAAAAGTGGAGCGGCAGATGCCGGACTTAAAAAAGGAGACATCATAAAAAGTATAGATGGGAAACCTATACAAAATGTCGCCGATTTATCATTTATTGTGGGTACAAAATATCCAGGAGATAAAGTAAAAGTAAATATTATACGAAATAGACATAAAAAAACTTTCAATGTGATTTTGAAAGATTTACAAGGAAAAACTAAAATAAGAACCAAGAAAGAAATTACTCCATCTGAATTATTAGGTGCAATATTTGAGCCGCTTAGTCAAGAATCTAAAAAAGATTTTGGAATTGATTATGGGATTCTAATTAAAGAGATAATAACAGGTCGGTTAAGTTCTATAGGTTTAGAAGAAGGGGATATCATCTTATCTATTAATGGAGAAAAAATGAAAAAACCTAATGATGTTGATAGAGTTTTGAAAAAATACTCAGGAGATGTGACCATAAAATCTATTAAACCAAATGGACAAGTATATATAGTAGGATTTGAAATGAATTAA
- the dapF gene encoding diaminopimelate epimerase: MKLDFYKYQGTGNDFILLDSRKKKVENSFLFKKLCDRHFGIGADGIILIQNDDKYKSDFYMKYCNSDGKESTMCGNGGRCAVSFAKKLGITKKNKIHFRAIDGYHNGFIIDNLVSINMMNIDRNTIKIHSKYVFLNTGSPHHILFLEEENIKEKNVYEEGKNIRFQNPYFEKGVNVNFVKILENDTLQVRTYERGVENETLSCGTGVVASVIAACETNKIKNNVKDIKDILVQTLGGKLWVSLTKTKKEYKNVSLTGNVQLIFEGSIFIDKDWLNL, encoded by the coding sequence ATGAAATTAGATTTTTATAAATATCAAGGAACAGGAAATGATTTTATCCTTTTAGATTCTAGAAAAAAAAAAGTAGAAAATTCTTTTTTGTTTAAAAAATTGTGTGATAGACATTTTGGAATTGGGGCCGATGGAATTATTTTAATTCAAAATGATGATAAATATAAAAGTGATTTTTATATGAAATATTGTAACTCCGATGGAAAAGAAAGTACAATGTGTGGAAATGGAGGAAGATGCGCTGTTTCTTTTGCTAAAAAATTAGGAATTACCAAAAAAAATAAAATTCATTTTCGAGCTATAGATGGATATCATAATGGATTTATAATAGATAATTTAGTTTCTATAAATATGATGAATATAGACAGAAATACAATAAAAATTCATTCGAAATATGTTTTTTTGAATACAGGATCTCCACATCATATTTTATTTTTAGAAGAAGAAAATATAAAAGAAAAAAATGTATATGAAGAAGGAAAAAATATTAGATTTCAAAATCCTTATTTTGAAAAAGGAGTAAATGTGAATTTCGTAAAAATACTTGAAAATGATACTCTACAAGTACGTACTTATGAAAGAGGAGTAGAAAACGAAACTTTATCCTGTGGAACAGGAGTTGTAGCATCTGTTATAGCTGCATGTGAAACAAATAAAATAAAAAATAATGTTAAAGATATTAAAGATATTTTGGTTCAAACTCTTGGGGGAAAATTATGGGTTTCGTTAACAAAAACAAAAAAGGAATACAAAAATGTTTCTTTAACTGGAAATGTTCAATTAATATTTGAAGGATCTATTTTTATAGATAAAGATTGGTTAAATTTATAA
- a CDS encoding M42 family peptidase — MNNYSYSINSDSIKFLEKYLNEFSPTGNEREGQKIWIDYISSYVEKIQTDLYGTAVGIINPDSPYKLIIEAHVDEISWYVNHITEEGIIYVSRNGGSDPQISPSKRVIIHTKKGFVHGVFGWPAIHTRKSSEEKSKCPNVDNIFVDIGVSNKTEAIQMGVHVGCMITYPDKFFIMNHNYFVSRGLDNKIGGFIIAEVAKMLIENGIDLKFGLYIVNSVQEEVGLKGAQMISQTIQPNVAIVTDVTHDTYSPMIDKKIQGDVKCGLGPVIVYAPSIHQNIREFIINIAYNKKIHFQRLVSSRYTGTDTDAFAYSNKGVSSALISIPLKYMHTTVEMVHRKDVEQAISLIFETLQEVNQNNKSIFID, encoded by the coding sequence ATGAATAATTATTCATATTCAATTAATAGTGATTCTATTAAATTTCTAGAAAAATATTTGAATGAATTTTCTCCAACAGGAAATGAGAGGGAAGGACAAAAAATATGGATTGATTATATTAGTTCTTATGTAGAAAAAATACAAACAGATTTGTATGGAACTGCAGTCGGTATCATCAATCCTGATTCTCCATATAAATTAATCATTGAAGCCCATGTTGATGAAATATCATGGTATGTGAATCATATAACAGAAGAAGGAATAATATATGTTTCTCGCAATGGAGGATCAGACCCCCAAATTTCTCCATCTAAAAGAGTGATCATTCATACCAAAAAAGGATTCGTACATGGAGTGTTTGGATGGCCTGCTATTCACACAAGAAAATCTTCAGAAGAGAAATCAAAATGCCCTAATGTGGATAATATATTCGTAGATATTGGGGTTTCCAATAAGACTGAAGCTATTCAAATGGGTGTTCATGTAGGTTGTATGATTACTTATCCTGATAAGTTTTTTATTATGAATCATAACTATTTTGTGTCTAGAGGATTAGATAATAAAATAGGAGGCTTTATTATAGCAGAAGTAGCCAAAATGTTAATAGAAAATGGGATTGATTTAAAATTTGGATTATATATCGTAAATTCAGTTCAAGAAGAAGTGGGATTAAAAGGAGCTCAAATGATATCTCAAACGATACAGCCTAATGTTGCTATTGTGACAGATGTAACACATGATACTTATAGTCCTATGATTGATAAAAAAATACAAGGCGATGTTAAATGTGGACTAGGTCCTGTCATTGTATATGCACCTTCAATACATCAAAATATTAGAGAATTCATTATTAATATAGCCTACAATAAAAAAATACATTTTCAACGTTTAGTATCATCTAGGTATACGGGGACGGATACAGATGCTTTTGCTTATTCCAATAAGGGCGTATCATCTGCTTTAATTTCCATTCCTCTTAAATATATGCATACCACAGTAGAAATGGTTCATAGAAAAGATGTAGAACAAGCTATATCATTAATTTTTGAAACTTTACAAGAAGTTAATCAAAATAATAAATCAATTTTTATTGATTAA
- a CDS encoding redox-regulated ATPase YchF: MKCGIIGLPNVGKSTFFNSISNSQALSENFPFSTIEPNYGITKVPDERLDELKKIINPIRIIPSEIKIVDIAGLIKGSHKGEGLGNRFLSHIRETNVIIHIIRFFQDISVLHVEGTVNPVRDKEIVDMELQLKDLEMIENKLEKIIKKNENHINKSTHIMQKIFSFLKEGKNIRMYPFQESDKESIKDLQLLTVKPVIYICNIDDESNYKTSLHIENMKKIAKMENSTLIILSLKKNKNCTGINQVIKKAYKLLNLQSFFTVGKKEIRSWSISNPCTAYEASSVIHTDLKKGFIRAKVIHYDDFIKYGSEENAKKAGKMFLVGKNYLIQDGDIIHFIFNQ; the protein is encoded by the coding sequence ATGAAATGTGGAATTATAGGCCTTCCAAATGTAGGAAAATCAACATTTTTTAATTCTATTTCTAATTCCCAAGCTTTATCAGAGAATTTTCCTTTTTCTACTATAGAACCGAATTATGGAATTACTAAAGTTCCAGATGAAAGACTAGACGAATTAAAAAAAATCATTAATCCTATTAGAATAATTCCATCCGAAATAAAAATAGTAGATATAGCAGGATTGATTAAGGGATCCCATAAGGGAGAAGGTTTAGGGAATAGATTTTTATCTCATATTCGTGAAACAAATGTCATTATCCATATAATACGTTTTTTTCAGGACATCAGTGTCCTTCATGTGGAAGGAACTGTAAATCCTGTTAGAGATAAAGAAATTGTTGATATGGAATTACAGTTAAAAGATTTAGAAATGATAGAAAATAAACTAGAAAAAATTATTAAAAAAAATGAGAATCATATCAATAAATCTACACATATCATGCAAAAAATTTTTTCTTTTTTAAAAGAAGGAAAAAACATTAGAATGTATCCATTTCAAGAATCAGATAAAGAATCTATAAAAGATTTACAGTTATTAACTGTTAAACCTGTTATTTATATATGTAATATAGATGATGAATCAAACTACAAAACTAGTTTACATATAGAAAATATGAAAAAAATAGCAAAAATGGAAAATTCTACTTTAATAATTTTATCTCTAAAAAAAAATAAGAATTGTACAGGAATAAATCAAGTCATTAAAAAGGCTTATAAGTTGTTAAACTTACAAAGTTTTTTCACGGTAGGAAAAAAAGAAATTAGATCTTGGTCTATTTCTAATCCATGTACGGCTTATGAAGCTTCTTCAGTTATTCATACAGATTTAAAAAAAGGATTTATTCGAGCAAAAGTCATTCATTATGATGATTTTATCAAATACGGATCCGAAGAAAATGCAAAAAAAGCAGGAAAAATGTTTTTAGTGGGAAAAAATTATCTTATCCAAGATGGGGATATTATTCATTTTATATTTAATCAATAA
- the tatC gene encoding twin-arginine translocase subunit TatC, whose protein sequence is MKENKMPFWKHIEELRKHIIHCICAIIISMIVLMNNKNIIFDCIIFGPAKTDFITYRILYKFTNTFLGGRFNSLSFLYKNLEIQNRQIFGQFHIYIWTCFIGGVILSFPYVFYEFWKFIKPALSDEEKKYSIWILIMVSFLFLLGVFFGYFILCPFLIHFGYSFRISNFPKNIFDLSDYISLIVHSVFSMGIVFLFPFIIFFLTKMGLVSYSFLKKYRKHAFFIMLVIASAITPGDILSTIIVLIPLIILYQISVYISFYVNKKIS, encoded by the coding sequence ATGAAAGAAAATAAAATGCCGTTTTGGAAACATATTGAAGAATTAAGAAAACATATAATTCATTGTATTTGTGCAATAATCATTTCAATGATTGTTTTAATGAACAATAAAAATATTATATTTGATTGTATTATTTTTGGTCCAGCAAAAACAGATTTTATTACTTATCGTATATTGTATAAATTTACAAATACTTTTTTAGGGGGGCGCTTTAACTCACTTTCTTTTTTATACAAAAATTTAGAAATACAAAACAGACAAATATTTGGACAATTTCATATTTATATATGGACTTGTTTTATAGGAGGAGTTATTTTATCTTTTCCTTATGTTTTTTATGAATTTTGGAAATTCATAAAACCAGCTCTTTCAGATGAAGAAAAAAAATATTCAATATGGATATTAATTATGGTTTCTTTTTTATTTTTGTTAGGAGTTTTTTTCGGTTATTTTATATTATGTCCATTTTTAATTCATTTTGGATATTCTTTTAGAATAAGTAATTTTCCGAAAAACATATTTGATTTATCAGATTATATTTCTTTAATTGTACACTCAGTATTTTCTATGGGGATTGTTTTTCTATTTCCATTTATCATATTCTTTTTAACTAAAATGGGATTAGTTTCTTATTCATTTTTAAAAAAATACAGAAAACATGCTTTTTTTATTATGTTGGTTATAGCTTCTGCTATAACACCTGGAGATATTTTAAGTACAATCATTGTATTGATTCCTCTTATAATACTTTATCAAATAAGTGTATACATATCTTTTTATGTAAATAAAAAAATCTCTTGA